In Nakamurella antarctica, the following are encoded in one genomic region:
- a CDS encoding ABC transporter ATP-binding protein, which yields MADMTKDDATGGLSIRGLRKNYGNFSAVDGIDLEVESGRFYALLGPSGCGKTTTLRMVAGLEDPDQGEIRIGDVDVSKLRPYQRPVNTVFQSYALFPHMSIYENVAFGLRRKKEDNIDRRVKEMLELVDMGHLAQRKPTQLSGGQQQRVAVVRALVNRPKILLLDEPLGALDLKLRRQMQLELKRIQLEVGITFIHVTHDQEEAMTMADTIAVLNKGKIEQLGAPVDLYENPSTAFVAGFLGQSNLLNAVVTERQGDVIVLNVDGVRVCMPASRAHATGNAMSVGVRPEKIQLAEMGMAPVGHNVIDGEIVDASFIGVSTQYLVRTATNDEMTVFSQNTATFPRQVGMKVCMHWDPAHTFGLAAGAHEIAAAAEIAS from the coding sequence ATGGCTGACATGACAAAAGACGATGCCACGGGTGGACTGTCTATCCGCGGGCTGCGGAAGAACTACGGGAATTTCAGCGCGGTAGACGGGATCGACCTCGAAGTCGAATCCGGTCGCTTCTACGCACTGCTCGGTCCATCGGGATGCGGCAAGACCACCACGCTGCGAATGGTTGCCGGGCTCGAGGATCCGGATCAGGGCGAAATTCGCATTGGCGACGTGGATGTTTCCAAGCTGCGCCCCTACCAGCGCCCAGTCAACACGGTATTCCAGAGTTACGCGCTGTTCCCGCACATGTCGATCTACGAAAACGTGGCCTTCGGTCTTCGTCGTAAAAAAGAGGACAATATCGACCGCCGGGTGAAAGAAATGCTGGAATTGGTGGATATGGGTCATCTCGCTCAGCGCAAGCCCACCCAGCTCTCCGGTGGTCAACAACAGCGGGTCGCCGTGGTTCGCGCTTTGGTGAATCGGCCCAAGATCTTGTTGCTGGACGAACCACTCGGGGCGCTTGATCTCAAGCTGCGCCGGCAGATGCAGCTGGAGCTCAAGCGCATCCAGCTGGAAGTCGGCATTACCTTCATTCACGTCACCCATGATCAGGAAGAGGCCATGACCATGGCCGATACGATCGCGGTGCTCAACAAGGGCAAGATCGAACAACTCGGCGCTCCGGTGGATCTTTACGAGAACCCCTCCACCGCTTTCGTAGCTGGCTTCCTCGGCCAGTCGAACCTGTTGAACGCAGTGGTTACTGAACGGCAGGGGGATGTGATCGTTCTCAATGTCGACGGTGTTCGCGTCTGTATGCCCGCATCCCGTGCACACGCCACCGGCAACGCCATGAGCGTCGGGGTGCGACCAGAAAAGATCCAGTTGGCCGAAATGGGAATGGCTCCGGTAGGCCACAACGTGATCGACGGCGAGATCGTGGACGCCTCCTTTATCGGTGTGTCGACCCAATACCTGGTGCGCACCGCAACGAACGATGAAATGACGGTCTTCAGCCAGAACACCGCAACGTTCCCCCGGCAGGTGGGCATGAAGGTCTGTATGCACTGGGATCCGGCGCACACCTTCGGCCTTGCCGCGGGTGCTCATGAAATCGCCGCTGCTGCGGAGATCGCATCATGA
- a CDS encoding ABC transporter permease gives MLDTTPPAAHKPNRPTVGRWIRDHLVVVFGILALLFMFAPIANVVRFSFNKPEGKINLIWNQFSLDAWKDPCGASGLCDSLWTSIWIGVVATAIATGVGTLAAFGMSRHRFRGRGLANVLVFLPMATPEVVAGSSLLTLFLNLGVPLGAVTVVIAHVMFCLSFVIVTVKARLAGMDPTLEQAAQDLYADPTQTFWRVTFPLVLPGIVSAAMLSFSLSFDDFIITNFNSGSTVTFPMYVWGAAQRGLAPQVNVVGTGMLVIALTVVVIGRFVSSRRAR, from the coding sequence ATGCTCGACACCACCCCGCCGGCCGCCCACAAGCCGAACCGCCCCACGGTGGGACGGTGGATCCGAGACCACCTCGTGGTGGTGTTCGGAATCTTGGCGCTGCTGTTCATGTTCGCGCCGATCGCCAACGTCGTCCGGTTTTCCTTCAACAAGCCCGAAGGAAAGATCAACCTCATTTGGAACCAGTTCTCCCTGGACGCCTGGAAGGACCCCTGCGGGGCCAGCGGCCTGTGCGATTCGCTCTGGACGTCCATCTGGATAGGCGTCGTCGCCACCGCTATCGCCACCGGCGTTGGCACCTTGGCTGCCTTCGGTATGTCCCGGCACCGTTTCCGTGGTCGGGGGCTCGCCAATGTTCTGGTGTTCCTACCCATGGCCACCCCTGAAGTTGTGGCGGGATCCTCGCTTCTGACTTTGTTCCTCAACTTGGGCGTACCCCTGGGAGCGGTGACCGTCGTCATCGCGCACGTCATGTTCTGTCTGTCGTTCGTCATTGTGACGGTGAAGGCCCGGCTTGCCGGAATGGACCCCACATTGGAACAGGCCGCGCAAGATTTGTATGCCGACCCCACTCAAACGTTCTGGCGGGTCACGTTTCCGCTGGTATTGCCCGGAATCGTTTCCGCGGCGATGTTGTCGTTCTCGCTGTCGTTCGACGACTTCATCATCACGAACTTCAACTCCGGCTCAACCGTCACCTTCCCGATGTACGTGTGGGGCGCCGCGCAGCGCGGGCTCGCGCCACAGGTCAACGTCGTCGGCACCGGTATGTTGGTCATTGCTCTCACAGTGGTCGTCATCGGCCGATTCGTATCTTCTAGGCGGGCGCGGTAG
- a CDS encoding ABC transporter permease → MTAAAAAVAETSGLSTPPPPPGPRSKKLTPLFLLLPAALAMLVFFVIPIMTLASTSLMQGSLSTGFRQTFRWSNYGEILSEYYPQFLRSLLYASLATLMTLLIAYPLAYMIAFKAGRLRAVLLVLVIAPFFTSFLVRTIAWKQILADDGAIVHFMNNTGLMWLFDHLGLTEGRVLSTPFGVILGLTYNFLPFMVLPLYASLEKIDRSLLMASGDLYANSWTSFWKITWPLSLPGVVSGTLMTFIPAAGDYVNAELLGGPSTTMAGNVVNNQVRNFQYPASAAMSVVLMLAIVLLVAFYVKRSGTEELV, encoded by the coding sequence ATGACGGCGGCAGCTGCTGCGGTTGCGGAGACCTCGGGGCTCAGCACCCCGCCGCCACCGCCGGGCCCCCGCAGTAAAAAGTTGACTCCGCTGTTCCTTCTGCTGCCTGCAGCGCTAGCGATGCTGGTTTTCTTCGTCATCCCGATCATGACGCTAGCCTCGACATCGCTGATGCAGGGCAGCCTTTCCACCGGATTCCGGCAGACCTTCCGCTGGTCCAACTACGGCGAAATCCTCAGCGAGTACTACCCGCAATTCCTACGCTCTTTGTTGTACGCCAGCCTGGCCACACTGATGACGTTGTTGATCGCCTACCCGCTGGCCTACATGATCGCCTTCAAAGCGGGCCGCTTGCGAGCGGTGCTGCTCGTGCTGGTCATTGCCCCGTTCTTTACCAGCTTCCTAGTCCGCACCATTGCCTGGAAGCAGATCCTCGCCGACGACGGTGCCATCGTGCACTTCATGAATAACACCGGCTTGATGTGGCTGTTTGATCACCTCGGCTTGACTGAGGGACGCGTACTATCAACACCTTTCGGTGTGATCCTCGGCCTCACCTACAACTTCTTGCCGTTTATGGTGCTGCCGCTGTACGCGTCTTTGGAGAAGATCGACCGTTCGCTGCTGATGGCCTCCGGCGACCTATACGCCAACAGTTGGACCAGTTTCTGGAAGATCACCTGGCCGCTGTCGCTGCCCGGTGTGGTCAGCGGAACGCTGATGACCTTTATCCCCGCGGCCGGTGACTACGTGAACGCGGAATTGCTCGGTGGCCCGTCTACCACCATGGCGGGCAACGTGGTCAATAACCAAGTCCGAAACTTCCAATACCCCGCGTCGGCAGCGATGTCGGTCGTATTGATGTTGGCCATTGTCTTGCTGGTGGCCTTCTACGTGAAACGCTCTGGCACGGAGGAACTGGTCTGA